Proteins encoded in a region of the Pirellulaceae bacterium genome:
- a CDS encoding class I SAM-dependent methyltransferase, with product MPLLELELSIEEVELAPDVHEFVLEALRRVTEFSQHKPDRMSGFIPCGFQTVAKAVQTIRDQQLAPGRLFCEWGSGFGAIASLAAILGFDASGIEIDPMLVDEARQLARDFNLSPEFIHGSFIPQGGEHHTEYANDDFYWLVTESDSAYDELGLGPDDFDLIFAYPWPGEERVVEVLFEEFAAQGALLLTYNQFDAVRLRRKVSNRSRNNY from the coding sequence GTGCCACTATTAGAGCTTGAATTGTCGATTGAAGAGGTTGAACTAGCGCCGGATGTGCACGAGTTTGTGCTGGAGGCTTTACGGCGTGTGACCGAGTTTTCGCAACATAAGCCGGATCGCATGAGCGGCTTCATTCCATGTGGCTTTCAGACCGTCGCAAAAGCCGTACAAACAATTCGGGATCAGCAGTTAGCCCCGGGCCGTTTGTTTTGCGAGTGGGGCAGTGGCTTTGGAGCCATCGCATCGTTGGCAGCCATTTTGGGTTTCGATGCCAGCGGGATTGAGATTGACCCGATGTTGGTGGACGAGGCGCGACAACTGGCGCGGGACTTCAACCTTTCGCCTGAATTCATCCATGGGAGTTTCATACCGCAAGGTGGTGAGCACCACACGGAATACGCCAACGACGACTTTTATTGGTTAGTGACCGAATCAGACAGTGCTTATGACGAGCTTGGCTTGGGCCCAGACGATTTCGATTTGATTTTTGCTTATCCCTGGCCTGGAGAAGAGCGAGTCGTGGAAGTCCTATTCGAAGAGTTCGCCGCACAAGGCGCTCTGTTGCTAACCTACAACCAATTTGACGCAGTCCGCTTACGGCGCAAGGTCTCAAATCGCTCACGTAACAATTATTGA
- a CDS encoding acyl-CoA thioester hydrolase/BAAT C-terminal domain-containing protein codes for MSRYTTLHSAFLLIGFYLYPATCFTTHAAEVTLCQGHHHSEAEAVEQLRRMAATYSTADEWQQRADRVRSQILSGAKLDPAPARTPLNPIVRNKRSYDGYSVESVAFEALPGFFVYGSLYQPLHGKQPYAGILCPHGHARGPAGGRYRADQQHRCATLARLGAVVFSYDMIGFGDSLYLGWDHGHPQALTLQTWSSIRAIDFLESLPQVDRRRIGVTGCSGGGTQTFLLTAVDDRVTVAAPVVMVSAHFFGGCKCESGMPIHQTESLETNNAEIAALAAPRPLLLVSVGGDWTKNTPHVELPYIRNIYQLRGALGNVENAHFPNQEHGYQLLKRQAMYPFMVKHLGLNADGVRDGEADLFDESKTVIETPEQMRVFDESHPLPPHAVKPGTIIRF; via the coding sequence ATGTCACGATACACAACGCTGCATAGCGCCTTCCTGTTGATCGGCTTCTACCTCTACCCAGCAACCTGTTTCACAACCCACGCTGCCGAAGTCACTCTCTGCCAAGGTCATCATCACTCGGAAGCAGAAGCAGTCGAACAGTTGCGACGAATGGCAGCTACCTACTCAACTGCCGATGAATGGCAGCAGCGTGCCGATCGCGTGCGAAGCCAGATCCTGTCTGGAGCGAAACTTGATCCAGCGCCGGCTCGGACCCCTCTGAATCCGATTGTCCGCAACAAAAGAAGTTACGACGGCTATTCGGTTGAATCGGTCGCATTCGAAGCGTTACCGGGCTTCTTCGTTTACGGCAGCCTCTACCAACCTTTGCATGGCAAGCAGCCCTACGCCGGCATCCTCTGCCCCCATGGACATGCGCGCGGCCCTGCAGGTGGACGTTATCGAGCCGATCAGCAACATCGTTGCGCAACATTGGCTCGCCTGGGGGCCGTCGTATTTTCCTACGACATGATCGGGTTTGGCGACTCTTTGTACCTTGGATGGGATCACGGCCATCCCCAGGCGTTGACCCTGCAAACATGGAGCAGCATTCGAGCGATCGACTTTCTTGAATCACTCCCGCAGGTGGATCGGCGACGCATTGGCGTGACGGGATGTTCCGGTGGGGGCACACAAACCTTTTTACTCACCGCCGTCGACGATCGAGTCACGGTGGCCGCGCCGGTGGTAATGGTTTCGGCCCACTTTTTTGGCGGTTGTAAATGCGAAAGTGGCATGCCGATCCATCAGACCGAGTCTCTCGAGACAAACAATGCTGAGATTGCGGCTTTAGCCGCTCCCCGCCCCTTGCTCCTCGTCTCGGTTGGGGGTGACTGGACAAAGAACACACCCCACGTCGAGCTACCCTACATCCGCAACATCTACCAACTCCGAGGAGCTTTGGGAAATGTCGAGAACGCACATTTCCCCAATCAAGAGCATGGCTACCAGCTTTTGAAGCGGCAAGCCATGTACCCTTTCATGGTAAAACACCTCGGATTGAATGCGGACGGCGTGCGAGATGGAGAAGCAGACCTGTTTGATGAAAGCAAGACGGTCATCGAAACACCCGAACAGATGCGAGTCTTTGACGAGTCACATCCGCTGCCACCCCACGCTGTCAAACCGGGTACGATCATTCGTTTCTAA
- a CDS encoding SDR family oxidoreductase, whose product MKRSGLTSDDSDQLRKAIDQLEQLANDPHLQLNLSDDDRRRLQRAAGRIAHPGRSARRRLNQARRQQQRTHLEQRRKADESLLSKTGIRQQTRLQLKGSAPPHPMPISDPSDDSPQADSSEARLSVARNCYICKQDFNDVHFFYDSMCPACAEFNWQKRNQTADLKSRYALLTGGRVKIGFHVALKLLRAGANVLVSTRFPRDAAQRFLAVKDSSDWFDRLQLHGLDLRHSPSVEAFADHLANSLPQLDFILNNACQTVRRPPGFYAHLMQGERELDTLPAEAQGALQSHLALAATKRKTLSGAPGLPAEVVSSLAGIQSAAELTQIPLVPDDSNCNAETFPKGRYDIDDQQIDRRLINSWRLKLAQVPTVELLEVHLVNSVAPFILNARLKPLMLRKPSRDKHIVNVSAMEGVFYRAFKRDTHPHTNMAKAALNMMTRTSALDYVKDGIHMNSVDTGWITDEDPLEIAERKQKELRFHTPLDHEDAAARICDPIFDGLNSGEHLWGKFLKDYRVANW is encoded by the coding sequence GTGAAGCGATCCGGGCTTACCAGTGACGATAGCGATCAGCTGCGTAAAGCGATTGATCAACTGGAGCAATTGGCTAACGACCCGCATTTGCAGCTCAATCTTTCAGACGATGATCGTCGTCGTTTGCAACGTGCGGCGGGGCGGATCGCGCATCCGGGCCGTTCAGCGCGCCGGCGGTTGAACCAGGCGCGGCGGCAACAACAGCGGACCCATCTCGAGCAGCGTCGCAAGGCGGACGAGTCCCTGCTGAGCAAAACAGGAATTCGTCAGCAAACGCGGTTGCAGCTCAAAGGTTCGGCGCCACCACATCCGATGCCCATATCGGACCCCAGCGACGATTCACCGCAGGCTGATTCATCAGAAGCACGGCTCAGCGTTGCACGCAACTGCTACATTTGCAAGCAGGATTTTAACGATGTCCATTTCTTTTATGACTCGATGTGCCCTGCCTGTGCGGAATTTAATTGGCAAAAGCGAAATCAAACGGCGGACTTAAAAAGCCGTTATGCACTTTTAACAGGCGGCCGTGTCAAGATCGGGTTCCATGTGGCTCTCAAGCTACTTCGCGCTGGCGCGAACGTTTTGGTAAGCACTCGTTTTCCGCGAGATGCGGCTCAGAGATTTTTGGCGGTTAAGGATAGTTCGGATTGGTTTGATCGACTTCAACTTCACGGTCTTGATCTACGACACTCACCCAGCGTTGAGGCATTTGCCGATCATTTGGCGAACAGCTTGCCGCAACTCGATTTCATTCTGAACAACGCCTGTCAAACGGTCCGACGCCCACCGGGATTTTACGCTCATTTGATGCAAGGGGAACGAGAATTGGATACCCTGCCCGCCGAGGCGCAAGGAGCGTTGCAATCCCACTTGGCCTTGGCGGCAACGAAACGTAAAACGCTTTCAGGGGCACCCGGATTGCCGGCTGAAGTCGTCAGTAGCCTGGCGGGAATTCAATCGGCTGCCGAACTTACTCAAATACCACTCGTTCCTGACGACTCAAATTGCAATGCGGAAACATTTCCAAAAGGTCGGTATGACATCGATGATCAACAGATCGATCGTCGTTTAATCAACAGTTGGCGGTTGAAGCTTGCCCAAGTCCCCACCGTCGAATTGCTGGAAGTTCATCTGGTTAATTCCGTGGCACCGTTTATCTTGAACGCAAGGCTTAAGCCACTGATGCTGAGAAAGCCAAGTCGAGACAAGCACATTGTCAACGTTTCCGCCATGGAAGGTGTGTTTTATCGCGCCTTCAAACGGGATACACACCCGCATACCAACATGGCCAAAGCAGCCTTGAACATGATGACACGGACTTCCGCTTTGGATTATGTCAAAGATGGCATCCACATGAACAGTGTCGATACCGGTTGGATCACCGATGAGGATCCTTTGGAAATCGCGGAACGCAAGCAGAAAGAATTAAGATTCCATACTCCCTTGGATCATGAAGATGCAGCGGCGAGAATCTGTGATCCAATCTTTGATGGTCTCAATAGCGGTGAACACCTTTGGGGGAAGTTCTTAAAGGACTACCGTGTCGCAAATTGGTAA
- a CDS encoding cold shock domain-containing protein, which yields MPEGKIKKLLSDKGFGFIEGDRDDLFFHHSEVQGMRIEELREGQTVEYEIGEGRKGPCAVSVRAV from the coding sequence ATGCCCGAAGGTAAGATTAAGAAGTTGTTGTCGGACAAAGGTTTTGGATTCATCGAAGGAGATCGAGACGATCTGTTCTTCCATCATTCTGAAGTTCAAGGAATGCGAATCGAAGAGTTACGAGAGGGTCAAACCGTCGAGTACGAGATCGGCGAAGGACGAAAAGGACCTTGTGCGGTTTCCGTACGAGCCGTCTAG
- a CDS encoding DUF1080 domain-containing protein — MNLSIRYFAVLLALGAVLTGKSTSEAGIGVGAAPNVGADLIIDGSRELLDEKWTYWKGPRFSSSLPIKWKIVDDPVDRGTVVMSDDPVAAGGKYGTADIVTKKKYRDFRLHIEFLVMKPGGNSGVYLQNRYEIQILDGDKTKHGMAAVINETESPYDAYNGAGKWNAYDIVFRAARFDADGKRIEKARVTVYFNGKKVHTEQEINQVWGGPNSGIDGGNQGGRGITDLPGGLKLQCEGHDVRFRNTWIAELDLDETGTDFEE, encoded by the coding sequence ATGAATCTTTCAATTCGCTACTTTGCAGTTCTGTTGGCCCTGGGAGCAGTCCTGACTGGGAAATCCACAAGTGAAGCCGGGATTGGCGTTGGCGCAGCCCCGAATGTGGGTGCTGACTTAATTATTGATGGCAGTCGAGAATTGTTGGACGAGAAGTGGACTTATTGGAAAGGGCCGCGATTCAGCTCGTCCCTGCCGATCAAATGGAAAATCGTCGATGATCCGGTCGATCGTGGCACGGTTGTCATGTCAGATGATCCAGTGGCCGCAGGTGGCAAGTATGGTACGGCGGACATCGTCACAAAAAAGAAGTACCGTGACTTTCGTCTACACATTGAGTTCTTGGTCATGAAACCGGGCGGTAACAGCGGTGTCTACTTACAGAACCGTTACGAAATCCAGATCCTTGATGGTGACAAGACGAAGCATGGTATGGCCGCCGTGATCAATGAAACCGAATCTCCTTACGATGCTTACAACGGTGCAGGCAAGTGGAATGCTTACGACATTGTTTTTCGGGCTGCCCGCTTTGACGCAGACGGCAAACGGATTGAAAAGGCAAGGGTCACGGTCTATTTCAATGGTAAGAAGGTGCACACCGAACAGGAAATCAATCAAGTATGGGGCGGTCCCAATTCAGGCATTGACGGCGGAAACCAGGGGGGTCGGGGTATCACTGATCTACCCGGCGGTCTCAAGCTACAGTGTGAAGGTCACGATGTACGTTTCCGCAATACGTGGATTGCGGAATTAGATCTCGACGAGACCGGTACCGATTTTGAAGAGTAA
- a CDS encoding dicarboxylate/amino acid:cation symporter, with amino-acid sequence MSRIALHWQILIAMIVGAVGGLAMNFSVGDRVLPTPVKFPAGEVQPYGYSSAVKLSQGTFWSHDRPDRIFMQVILDQSGRRTEQRIFVGALDKADLQKPIGKRLEGLPQWPAANPAVDKTVEIIRPSLGELKKADPAAYALFLRFGRSQARVCGDRLKLAGDLFLRMLKMVSVPLIIFSLSTGVLGLGSADRLGKMFSRTLAYYVCTSLLAILTGLLLVNIIQPGVDHSPDAMAASNEVAAPEQGKKLPTVLFEQLENMIPPNPAKAVTDGQFLGIIAFTLAFSICAVLVGGKAYQTVGEIAQAGFEVMMKMTMAVIKLAPFGVLCLMFYAAATQGLSIFSQLGMYMLTVACALAIHAIVTLPLILKFVAKQNPWQFAKAMSPALLTAFSSASSNATLPLTLTSVERRAGVSNRVSSFVLPLGATVNMDGTALYEVVAVLFIANLTPGVDLSVTQQVIVAFTALLASIGAAGIPHAGLVMMVIILQAVGLPTEAQGLIIAVDRILDMARTCVNVWSDSCGCAVIARFQNDD; translated from the coding sequence ATGTCTCGTATTGCACTTCATTGGCAGATTCTTATTGCGATGATCGTTGGAGCCGTGGGTGGTTTGGCGATGAACTTTTCAGTCGGTGATCGAGTGCTGCCAACACCCGTGAAGTTTCCTGCCGGCGAGGTACAACCTTACGGCTACTCTTCCGCCGTCAAGCTGTCTCAGGGAACCTTCTGGTCGCACGATCGTCCCGATCGAATCTTCATGCAAGTCATACTTGACCAGAGCGGAAGGCGAACCGAGCAACGCATTTTTGTGGGAGCCCTTGACAAGGCGGATCTGCAAAAGCCCATCGGTAAACGACTTGAGGGGCTGCCTCAGTGGCCTGCTGCGAATCCGGCTGTCGACAAGACGGTTGAAATCATCCGCCCCAGCCTGGGAGAACTCAAGAAGGCCGATCCGGCGGCTTACGCGTTGTTTCTTCGCTTTGGACGATCCCAGGCACGAGTTTGTGGAGATCGGCTGAAATTGGCAGGCGATCTTTTCCTGCGGATGCTGAAGATGGTTTCGGTGCCGCTGATCATTTTTTCGCTGAGCACTGGCGTATTGGGTCTGGGAAGTGCTGACCGCTTGGGCAAGATGTTTAGTCGTACCTTGGCGTACTACGTTTGCACGAGTCTGCTCGCCATCCTCACGGGGCTGTTACTGGTCAATATTATTCAGCCGGGTGTCGACCACAGTCCGGATGCGATGGCGGCCAGCAATGAAGTGGCGGCACCCGAACAAGGTAAGAAGCTACCCACCGTCCTGTTTGAGCAACTGGAAAATATGATTCCTCCGAACCCGGCCAAAGCGGTGACGGACGGCCAATTCCTTGGCATCATTGCCTTTACGCTGGCTTTCTCGATTTGTGCCGTGCTGGTGGGCGGAAAAGCTTACCAAACCGTTGGGGAAATCGCACAGGCCGGCTTTGAAGTCATGATGAAAATGACGATGGCGGTGATCAAGCTGGCACCGTTCGGAGTGCTCTGCTTGATGTTTTACGCGGCAGCCACACAGGGACTGAGCATCTTTAGTCAATTGGGGATGTACATGCTGACGGTGGCCTGCGCCTTGGCGATCCATGCGATCGTAACTTTACCACTGATCCTCAAATTTGTGGCTAAGCAAAACCCGTGGCAATTTGCCAAGGCGATGAGTCCGGCGTTGCTGACTGCTTTTAGTTCGGCATCAAGTAATGCGACATTACCGTTGACGCTGACGAGTGTTGAGCGTCGAGCAGGTGTCAGTAATCGCGTCAGCTCATTCGTTTTACCACTCGGTGCAACGGTCAACATGGACGGCACAGCGTTGTATGAGGTTGTGGCCGTATTGTTTATCGCGAACCTCACACCCGGTGTTGACCTTTCCGTGACGCAACAAGTTATCGTTGCTTTTACTGCCTTACTTGCGAGCATCGGAGCTGCCGGTATACCTCACGCAGGCTTGGTGATGATGGTCATTATTTTGCAGGCTGTTGGTTTGCCAACCGAAGCACAAGGATTAATTATCGCGGTAGATCGAATTCTGGACATGGCTCGCACTTGTGTGAACGTTTGGAGTGATTCCTGCGGTTGTGCAGTGATCGCACGCTTTCAGAACGACGATTAA
- a CDS encoding YtoQ family protein, translating to MQWNLFLSGEIHTSWRDRIAEGVQAAGLPIELMSAVTDHSASDDCGVGILGTESDPFWKDRRGAGINAIRTQTLIRHADVVVVRFGEKYRQWNAAFDAGYASALGKPLITLHDLTLDHALKEVDAAACATAREPEQVVKILKYVITQP from the coding sequence ATGCAATGGAACCTTTTTTTATCAGGTGAAATTCACACGTCCTGGCGAGATCGAATTGCGGAGGGCGTCCAGGCGGCTGGTCTGCCGATCGAACTTATGTCAGCTGTGACGGATCATTCAGCCAGTGACGACTGCGGTGTCGGGATTCTGGGAACCGAATCGGACCCATTTTGGAAAGACCGTCGTGGTGCCGGCATCAACGCAATACGAACCCAAACATTAATTCGACATGCCGATGTCGTCGTTGTGCGGTTTGGTGAAAAGTATCGACAATGGAATGCGGCGTTCGATGCCGGTTATGCATCGGCGTTGGGTAAGCCGTTAATTACATTGCACGATCTGACCCTTGATCATGCGTTGAAAGAAGTGGATGCGGCTGCCTGTGCGACGGCTCGTGAACCGGAGCAGGTGGTCAAGATCCTCAAGTACGTCATCACGCAGCCTTGA
- the ptsP gene encoding phosphoenolpyruvate--protein phosphotransferase, giving the protein MKRDHLEFLCDVGELSALLTGSSDVRSLLDRIVRLAAQHLQAHVCSIYVYEELSDELVLRATVGLQSHSANEVRLHCGEGLVGQVLESGSPILDNHASNNPHYKFIPGIGEERYDSFLAVPLLKGADKIGVLTVQREEKNYFEDDDLSALRVVARQLVGCIENAQALMVLPQLKPVSSVPLPPKSFLVRGQVTSMGSGAGPARVLRTTQSLSKRLSELDTKITIDQFRAAVNKTIAQIEALQLRVAKRLPEAVSLIFSAHLLMLKDKAFINKITQLIEGGSPVGLAIFHVAQSYIDLFSASKPVHIREKAQDVEDLAVRLANNLTGTHSVASSIERQEVVIANNVFPSDLVLLSLEELAGIVLVGGGATSHVSILARSLRLPLFIADAPELMAVIDGTPMMLDGHTGNIYVSPREDIVEQFEQQKKMMAAAQQGLQRPRGITRTSDGTRIRLQANINLLSELPVAREVNAEGIGLYRTEFPFMIRNSFPDEEEQHLVYRQLVRGMDGKSITFRTLDVGGDKTLSYYEHREENPELGLRAIRFSLHHQELFEQQVRAILRAGAEISHLRIMFPMISSLDEFRQSRAIVENCKRQLQADRIPYHHDPEIGMMVELPAVLETADEFSREADFFSIGSNDFIQYMLAADRGNKQVAHYYCAHHPAVLRAIARFVRVAHQHNRAVSVCGEMAQQTHYIPFLLGVGIRDLSVSPHRVGELHKFIQSTDIVVAERQAKRLLSEATIAGVEQWLELTADFSSTDALPIDAPAS; this is encoded by the coding sequence ATGAAACGTGACCATCTCGAATTTCTGTGCGATGTGGGCGAGCTCAGCGCCTTGCTGACAGGCAGCTCAGACGTTCGCTCACTCCTGGATCGGATCGTGCGTTTGGCCGCACAACACCTCCAGGCACACGTCTGTTCGATCTATGTCTATGAGGAATTGAGCGATGAGTTGGTGTTGCGAGCAACTGTCGGCCTTCAATCGCACTCCGCGAATGAAGTGCGTCTTCACTGCGGAGAAGGCCTTGTCGGACAAGTCTTGGAATCTGGCAGTCCCATCCTGGACAACCATGCCAGCAACAATCCGCACTATAAATTCATACCCGGAATTGGTGAAGAACGTTATGACTCATTTTTGGCTGTACCGCTTTTGAAAGGTGCAGATAAGATTGGCGTGCTGACCGTCCAACGCGAGGAAAAAAACTATTTTGAGGACGATGATCTGAGTGCATTGCGTGTTGTCGCTCGCCAGCTCGTGGGCTGTATTGAAAATGCCCAGGCGTTGATGGTTTTACCCCAGCTAAAACCGGTTTCCAGCGTCCCACTCCCTCCAAAATCGTTCTTGGTCCGTGGCCAGGTGACATCGATGGGTTCAGGTGCCGGCCCCGCACGTGTCTTACGCACGACTCAGTCGCTTTCAAAGCGGCTAAGTGAATTAGATACGAAGATCACAATCGACCAGTTTCGCGCTGCGGTCAACAAAACGATCGCTCAAATCGAAGCGTTGCAATTGCGTGTCGCAAAACGCTTGCCGGAAGCAGTTTCGTTGATCTTTTCTGCCCATCTACTGATGCTGAAGGACAAAGCGTTTATCAACAAAATCACTCAATTGATCGAAGGTGGCAGTCCGGTTGGGCTGGCAATTTTTCACGTCGCTCAGTCTTATATCGATCTATTTTCTGCCAGTAAACCAGTGCACATCCGAGAGAAGGCTCAGGACGTCGAAGATTTGGCCGTCCGATTGGCAAATAATCTGACGGGAACCCATTCTGTAGCGAGTAGTATTGAACGCCAAGAGGTTGTGATCGCGAACAATGTGTTTCCTTCCGATCTTGTCCTGTTATCACTTGAGGAACTAGCTGGAATTGTCTTAGTCGGGGGAGGAGCCACATCGCACGTTTCGATCCTGGCACGATCTCTAAGACTACCATTGTTCATTGCGGACGCTCCGGAACTGATGGCTGTCATCGATGGTACCCCGATGATGTTGGATGGTCACACGGGGAACATCTACGTTTCGCCTCGCGAGGATATCGTCGAGCAATTTGAGCAGCAAAAAAAGATGATGGCTGCGGCCCAACAAGGTCTCCAACGTCCCCGAGGTATCACACGAACCAGCGACGGAACTCGCATTCGTCTGCAGGCAAACATCAATCTGCTGAGTGAATTGCCCGTTGCTCGCGAGGTAAACGCCGAGGGCATTGGACTCTATCGCACGGAGTTCCCCTTCATGATTCGCAACAGTTTCCCAGACGAGGAAGAACAGCATCTTGTCTATCGACAACTTGTGCGGGGAATGGATGGCAAATCGATCACATTCCGCACATTGGACGTAGGGGGTGACAAAACACTGAGCTATTATGAGCATCGTGAAGAGAATCCTGAACTCGGCTTGAGAGCGATTCGATTCTCTTTGCATCATCAGGAACTTTTCGAACAGCAGGTACGAGCAATCCTTCGTGCAGGTGCTGAAATTTCACATTTGCGGATCATGTTCCCGATGATCTCCTCACTCGACGAATTCCGACAGTCACGAGCAATCGTCGAGAATTGCAAACGGCAATTGCAAGCGGATCGCATTCCTTATCATCACGATCCGGAAATTGGCATGATGGTGGAATTACCGGCAGTCCTAGAAACTGCAGACGAATTCTCGCGTGAAGCTGATTTCTTTTCCATCGGTTCCAACGATTTCATTCAGTACATGCTCGCCGCAGATCGTGGCAACAAACAGGTTGCCCATTACTACTGCGCCCATCATCCGGCTGTTTTAAGAGCGATTGCCCGTTTCGTTCGAGTCGCACACCAACACAATCGAGCTGTCTCAGTATGTGGTGAAATGGCACAACAAACCCATTACATCCCTTTCCTCTTAGGAGTGGGCATACGCGACTTGAGCGTCTCACCTCACCGAGTTGGCGAATTACACAAGTTCATCCAGTCGACCGACATCGTGGTTGCAGAACGTCAGGCGAAAAGATTACTTTCAGAGGCAACCATTGCTGGCGTGGAACAGTGGCTTGAGTTGACGGCCGACTTTTCATCAACTGATGCGTTGCCGATCGATGCTCCCGCTTCATGA
- a CDS encoding HEAT repeat domain-containing protein, protein MWIRLVLCFVFSLTVLTVDVRRTVAADVNDELVQLVVSLLSDSDKDMRALGFEQIRNEAPGKAATQQFAALLQKLPPSTQVGLLSALADRADRSARPAVVELLESQPAPAVRVAAIRALGSLGTSQDTPRFVEFVSKGTDNDRTAAFASLVSLRGEDVSQAIVQQMAGAESNAQVELIRVLTTRRALDVVPDLLQAAVGSDATVRSAAMQALGKLGSTGQIPGMVQGVLKAKRGAEQAAAEKNLMFVCRRSGEPDQQAEPLLAAINKLNSADRVTLLSTVGRVGGPSALKVIEQALNDRKQHSAGLRALCNWPNASVAPQLIKVISTDKHRGHATTALRALIRIAPLPDGRSDLEKLDLLKLAMQLCQRDEERKLALKRASAIRIPETLRFVLPYMDQPGFSDQACETIVELAHHRNLREPNEAEFHQALDQVIATSKNATVVDRANRYKRDETWVRPK, encoded by the coding sequence ATGTGGATCCGACTGGTCCTCTGTTTTGTTTTTTCACTCACCGTTCTGACCGTTGATGTCCGCCGGACCGTCGCGGCTGACGTCAACGACGAATTAGTGCAGTTGGTCGTCAGTTTGCTCAGCGATTCCGACAAGGACATGCGAGCACTTGGCTTCGAACAGATTCGCAATGAAGCCCCGGGAAAAGCTGCAACACAACAATTTGCCGCACTCTTACAAAAATTGCCCCCTTCAACACAAGTCGGACTGCTGAGTGCGCTTGCTGATCGAGCTGATCGTTCAGCTCGACCAGCGGTGGTGGAATTGCTTGAGAGCCAACCAGCTCCCGCCGTTCGCGTTGCAGCAATCCGAGCGCTCGGATCCTTGGGAACAAGTCAGGACACACCGCGATTCGTCGAATTTGTTTCCAAGGGAACCGATAACGATCGAACCGCTGCATTCGCAAGCCTTGTTTCCCTGCGGGGTGAGGACGTATCCCAAGCGATCGTCCAGCAGATGGCGGGAGCCGAATCCAATGCACAAGTGGAACTCATTCGAGTCTTGACCACCCGACGGGCCCTCGACGTGGTGCCTGATCTGTTGCAGGCCGCCGTTGGCAGCGATGCAACGGTTCGCTCCGCTGCCATGCAAGCGTTAGGAAAACTAGGCAGCACCGGACAGATTCCGGGAATGGTCCAAGGTGTGCTCAAAGCAAAGCGGGGTGCCGAACAGGCAGCCGCAGAAAAAAACCTGATGTTCGTCTGCCGTCGCTCAGGTGAACCAGACCAACAAGCCGAGCCACTGCTCGCCGCCATCAACAAACTTAATTCGGCCGATCGTGTGACCTTGCTCTCAACTGTAGGCAGAGTCGGAGGTCCGTCAGCCTTGAAGGTAATCGAGCAAGCGCTGAATGACCGCAAACAACATTCCGCAGGACTGAGAGCACTCTGCAATTGGCCGAACGCGTCCGTCGCACCCCAGTTAATCAAGGTCATCTCAACCGACAAACATCGAGGGCATGCCACGACCGCGTTGCGGGCGTTGATTCGTATCGCACCGCTCCCCGACGGCCGGAGCGACCTAGAAAAGCTTGATCTTCTGAAGCTGGCCATGCAACTTTGCCAACGCGATGAAGAACGAAAACTGGCCCTTAAACGGGCTAGCGCAATACGCATCCCGGAAACTTTGCGTTTTGTCCTTCCTTACATGGATCAGCCTGGCTTCTCCGACCAGGCTTGCGAAACAATTGTGGAGCTGGCCCATCATCGCAATCTGCGAGAACCAAACGAAGCCGAGTTCCATCAAGCATTGGATCAGGTTATCGCGACCAGCAAGAACGCCACCGTTGTCGACCGTGCAAATCGGTACAAGCGAGATGAAACCTGGGTACGTCCCAAATAA